In Legionella sp. PATHC035, a genomic segment contains:
- a CDS encoding PA3496 family putative envelope integrity protein — protein MSDLFEDDEDAVVEVGEDFVDVDSELDVEAEVTEVVPNGLDARRRLENMLDEKRLRDELDDFGDY, from the coding sequence ATGAGTGATTTATTTGAAGATGATGAAGATGCTGTTGTAGAAGTCGGAGAAGACTTCGTTGATGTTGATAGTGAGTTGGATGTTGAAGCCGAGGTTACCGAAGTTGTTCCTAATGGTTTGGACGCTCGTAGACGATTGGAAAATATGTTGGATGAAAAACGTTTGCGTGATGAGCTGGACGATTTTGGCGATTATTAA
- a CDS encoding 5-formyltetrahydrofolate cyclo-ligase — MTDQVKKALRDTMKQIRSKISVSYRAAASSQVCNRIRLLEHYRNAKQIALYFAINGEIDVDELWRNALSQGKICYFPVLNEENLTLSFLPATSDTPFQKNRYGIAEPAVDPDLSIPVEELDLAIVPLVAFDVRCNRLGMGAGYYDRTFKGRENCPLFGVAYQFQRVDSIEPEPWDIQLNAVITQRAIYWYGGD, encoded by the coding sequence ATGACCGATCAAGTCAAAAAGGCTTTAAGAGATACAATGAAACAAATACGCTCCAAGATATCTGTTTCGTATCGTGCCGCAGCTTCGAGTCAAGTATGCAATCGCATTCGCTTGTTAGAGCACTATCGAAATGCCAAACAAATCGCACTATATTTTGCGATTAACGGTGAAATTGATGTGGATGAACTTTGGAGGAATGCGCTCTCACAAGGAAAAATCTGTTATTTTCCTGTTCTTAATGAAGAAAATTTAACTCTTTCTTTTTTACCAGCAACATCGGATACCCCCTTCCAAAAAAATCGTTACGGGATTGCTGAACCCGCTGTTGATCCTGATTTGTCCATTCCTGTCGAAGAATTAGACTTAGCCATAGTGCCATTAGTTGCTTTTGATGTACGTTGTAATCGCCTTGGTATGGGTGCTGGTTATTACGATCGAACCTTTAAAGGTAGAGAAAATTGTCCTTTATTTGGTGTCGCTTACCAATTTCAACGTGTCGACTCCATCGAACCTGAACCCTGGGATATCCAGCTCAATGCAGTCATTACTCAACGTGCCATCTATTGGTATGGGGGAGATTAG
- a CDS encoding P-II family nitrogen regulator, translating to MKMIMAIIKPFKLDDVHEALMEIGVPGITISETRGFGRQKGHTELYRGAEYVVDFLPKIKIELALPDDMVELAIEAICKSAYTGKIGDGKIFVYELQQVVRVRTGEINADALT from the coding sequence ATGAAAATGATTATGGCAATTATTAAGCCTTTTAAACTGGATGATGTCCATGAAGCGTTAATGGAAATAGGAGTGCCAGGAATAACTATTTCTGAAACCAGAGGCTTTGGACGACAAAAAGGTCATACGGAGCTGTACCGAGGTGCTGAATATGTAGTTGATTTCCTTCCTAAGATTAAAATTGAATTGGCCTTACCTGATGATATGGTTGAATTGGCAATTGAAGCGATTTGTAAATCTGCGTATACCGGAAAAATTGGTGATGGCAAAATTTTCGTTTATGAGTTGCAGCAAGTGGTCCGCGTGCGTACGGGAGAAATTAATGCAGATGCTTTAACCTAA
- the ubiK gene encoding ubiquinone biosynthesis accessory factor UbiK, with the protein MFDPKQFDDLAKKLFAALPPSLQNIEKDIQQKFKEVLQAAFAHMDLITREEFDVQTKVLGRTREKVEHLQKQVDILMTQLNKEQK; encoded by the coding sequence ATGTTCGACCCCAAACAATTTGACGATTTAGCAAAAAAACTTTTTGCTGCCCTTCCCCCAAGTCTACAAAACATTGAAAAAGACATCCAACAAAAATTTAAAGAAGTGTTACAAGCAGCTTTTGCGCATATGGATCTGATTACTCGCGAAGAGTTTGATGTACAAACCAAAGTTCTGGGACGAACCCGAGAAAAAGTAGAACACCTTCAAAAGCAAGTCGATATTTTAATGACCCAGCTTAATAAAGAACAAAAGTAG
- a CDS encoding YifB family Mg chelatase-like AAA ATPase, translated as MNLAFTKTRSTVGILAQPVSVEVHLSNGLPGFTIVGLAETAVKESKDRVRSAIINSQFEFPCRKITVNLGPADLPKAGSGFDLPIALGILAASKQIPQNQLTDHEFIAELALSGELRGISAIIPAVLAANKEKSSLIIASANAHEASLTGYQNIYSANNLREVCSYLCQGTSLHFLPPKPESCSMRYTDDWSDIKGQFHAKKAMEIAAYGGHSILLNGAPGSGKTMLAKRFRTLLPPLSEAEALECIAINSIRGKLPDFSEWCAPPFRTPHHTASPVSLVGGGNPPKPGEISLAHHGVLFLDELPEFDRHVLETLRQPLESGTICISRAAAQIEFPAKFQLIAAMNPCPCGQWGNPQANCLCSPDRIKRYHAKISAPLLDRIDMHISVQALTQEELVTPNSNPDKQSDLIREQVIKVRAIQLDRQGCLNAYIGANTCEKICGLGSEEHDFLRQSMLQLKLSARGYHRLLKVARTIADINASNQVCLEHLQQALSFRHALRTPG; from the coding sequence ATGAATCTTGCGTTTACTAAAACACGTAGTACTGTGGGGATATTGGCACAACCTGTGTCAGTAGAAGTTCATTTATCGAATGGTTTGCCTGGTTTTACAATCGTAGGCCTTGCTGAAACCGCCGTGAAAGAAAGCAAGGATCGAGTCCGCTCTGCAATTATTAATAGCCAGTTTGAATTTCCCTGCCGAAAAATCACCGTCAATTTGGGGCCTGCTGATTTACCTAAAGCAGGAAGTGGTTTTGATTTACCTATCGCTCTTGGTATTCTTGCTGCTTCCAAGCAAATTCCTCAAAACCAATTAACCGACCATGAGTTTATAGCCGAACTTGCTTTAAGTGGCGAGCTTCGGGGCATTTCCGCTATTATTCCAGCTGTCCTAGCAGCAAATAAAGAAAAAAGCTCACTGATTATCGCCAGTGCTAATGCACATGAGGCCTCCTTGACCGGATATCAAAACATCTACAGTGCCAATAACTTACGTGAAGTATGCAGCTACCTTTGTCAAGGAACTTCATTACACTTCCTCCCCCCTAAACCTGAATCATGCTCGATGCGCTATACAGACGATTGGTCTGATATTAAAGGGCAGTTTCATGCGAAAAAAGCAATGGAAATTGCCGCATATGGCGGACACAGTATTTTACTCAATGGGGCTCCTGGAAGCGGAAAAACCATGCTAGCCAAACGATTCAGGACTCTTTTGCCCCCCTTATCTGAAGCAGAGGCCCTGGAATGTATCGCAATTAACTCCATACGCGGTAAATTACCTGATTTTAGTGAATGGTGCGCCCCACCTTTTCGCACTCCCCATCATACCGCCTCCCCCGTATCCTTAGTTGGCGGGGGAAATCCCCCAAAACCAGGAGAAATATCACTGGCACATCATGGGGTGTTATTTTTGGATGAGTTACCTGAATTTGATCGACACGTCCTAGAAACCTTAAGACAACCACTCGAATCAGGAACAATATGCATTTCAAGAGCGGCAGCACAAATAGAATTTCCAGCGAAATTTCAGCTCATCGCAGCAATGAATCCCTGCCCATGTGGACAATGGGGCAATCCTCAGGCGAACTGTTTGTGCAGCCCTGATCGCATCAAGCGATATCATGCCAAGATTTCAGCACCTTTACTGGATCGCATCGACATGCATATCTCCGTCCAGGCACTCACTCAGGAGGAGTTAGTTACTCCGAATAGTAATCCCGATAAACAAAGTGATCTCATCCGAGAACAAGTTATTAAAGTACGAGCCATACAGTTGGACCGACAAGGTTGTCTTAATGCCTATATAGGAGCCAATACATGTGAAAAAATTTGTGGATTAGGTTCTGAGGAACACGATTTTTTACGACAGTCTATGCTGCAACTCAAACTGTCTGCCCGGGGGTATCATCGTTTATTGAAAGTTGCACGAACTATTGCTGACATTAATGCAAGCAACCAGGTATGCTTAGAGCATTTACAACAAGCATTATCCTTCAGGCATGCTTTACGCACTCCCGGATAA
- a CDS encoding glycosyltransferase family 87 protein, with product MSDRYQHLCILVLLSFYCLLFYFIFKHYQRVDFSSFYLSSQALMQGENPYRNFFTTFLPAIKILPANLNPPFVLWGFSFLTRLSYSNALLVWVCISFILGIIGVTISFYYAFSHRFLQKHYINVYLLYFAFFPTLMNLVTQQFGCILLFLIMGGYYFYINDRDYRAGIFWGIIIAIKLFPALLFFYVLKQGRKRVFAIMLVTLLVAACLPLLAHGPVVYEQYFRMMRGVFWYGDDWNASIYGFIFRLFFGGEKLPDMFYLKLVNLCYGVLFLFLLRWYWRKLGPNQKDPVNHQPFCLTLAMMLFLSPFGWMYYFPVLILPMILIWFVALKEHDFSPKTMLMWLLCLFLLNFPIDYVNSQVMSHAWVRISFFSSHFYGLLLLCSLLSKRKNIYGNNEIQSGQAMHYSISTMIIIFVLGVFVPVIYYLIRLLNLTFNLELT from the coding sequence ATGAGCGATCGCTATCAGCATCTATGCATTTTAGTATTGCTGAGTTTTTACTGTTTGCTTTTCTATTTTATTTTTAAGCATTATCAACGAGTTGATTTCTCTTCTTTTTATCTATCATCTCAGGCATTAATGCAAGGGGAAAATCCTTATAGAAATTTCTTTACTACGTTTTTGCCCGCTATAAAAATATTGCCTGCTAATTTAAATCCACCGTTTGTTTTGTGGGGATTTAGCTTTTTAACGCGATTAAGCTATTCCAACGCATTACTTGTTTGGGTTTGCATTTCGTTCATTTTAGGCATAATTGGAGTAACCATTAGTTTTTATTATGCGTTTTCGCATCGTTTTTTGCAGAAACATTATATCAATGTCTATCTTCTCTATTTCGCATTTTTTCCCACACTAATGAATCTGGTGACTCAGCAATTTGGATGTATTTTATTGTTTTTAATTATGGGGGGGTATTATTTTTATATAAATGATCGTGACTATCGTGCAGGTATATTCTGGGGCATTATCATTGCGATCAAATTATTTCCGGCTTTGTTATTTTTCTATGTTTTAAAACAAGGTCGTAAACGAGTTTTTGCAATCATGTTGGTTACTTTATTAGTGGCTGCATGTCTTCCCCTCCTGGCTCATGGGCCGGTGGTTTATGAGCAATATTTTAGAATGATGCGAGGGGTGTTTTGGTATGGGGATGATTGGAATGCCTCAATTTATGGGTTTATTTTTCGTCTATTTTTTGGGGGAGAGAAACTCCCTGATATGTTTTATTTGAAACTAGTTAATCTGTGCTATGGTGTTTTATTTTTATTTTTGCTTCGATGGTATTGGCGAAAACTAGGTCCAAATCAAAAGGATCCGGTAAATCACCAACCCTTTTGTCTGACCTTAGCGATGATGTTATTTCTGAGCCCTTTTGGATGGATGTATTATTTTCCAGTGTTAATTCTTCCCATGATCCTTATTTGGTTTGTGGCATTAAAAGAGCATGACTTTTCGCCAAAAACCATGTTGATGTGGCTCTTATGTCTCTTTCTCCTCAATTTTCCTATTGATTATGTTAACAGCCAAGTAATGTCTCATGCTTGGGTCCGAATCAGTTTTTTCTCCAGCCATTTTTATGGTTTATTGCTCCTATGCTCTCTATTAAGCAAAAGAAAAAACATCTATGGAAATAATGAGATCCAATCTGGTCAAGCAATGCATTATTCAATATCAACCATGATCATTATTTTCGTCTTGGGAGTGTTCGTTCCCGTAATCTACTACCTGATACGGTTACTCAATTTAACGTTTAATTTGGAATTGACCTAA
- a CDS encoding aspartate carbamoyltransferase catalytic subunit encodes MNHFLEISQLSRQQIESILQRAVYFKNQNHYPSYAQYTVANLFYENSTRTRVSFELAAKRLSMPVINLDLHSSSETKGETIEDTVRTLAAMGIHYFVIRHRQNGLQQNLAQQIGDLAHIINAGDGTHAHPSQALLDMMTILERKPRLDQLKIAILGNIRHSRVANSFQCICAQLGVGELVLVAPEIWQPQTVHYGRVTHSLRDGLIDADVVICLRVQHERLAESDHLDLDTYRRDFALTKENLTYAKPGVMVMHPGPINRGIEIDSDVADGAHSFILSQVANGVFVRMAIFDALNHQV; translated from the coding sequence ATGAATCATTTCTTAGAAATTAGTCAATTATCACGTCAACAAATTGAATCCATACTACAACGTGCGGTGTATTTCAAAAATCAGAATCATTATCCATCATATGCACAATATACGGTTGCAAATTTATTTTATGAAAACAGTACGCGAACTCGGGTAAGTTTTGAGTTGGCTGCAAAGCGTTTATCCATGCCAGTAATCAATCTCGACCTCCACAGCTCTTCAGAAACCAAGGGAGAGACCATTGAGGATACCGTTCGCACCCTTGCTGCCATGGGAATCCACTATTTTGTAATTCGCCATCGTCAGAATGGGTTACAGCAAAATTTGGCCCAACAAATTGGGGATTTAGCCCATATAATCAATGCAGGTGATGGTACCCATGCACATCCAAGCCAAGCTTTGCTTGATATGATGACAATACTTGAGCGAAAACCGCGATTGGATCAATTAAAAATAGCAATTCTAGGAAATATTAGGCACTCAAGGGTGGCGAATTCTTTTCAATGTATTTGTGCTCAATTGGGAGTGGGTGAGCTTGTCTTGGTTGCTCCGGAGATTTGGCAACCACAGACCGTGCATTATGGACGAGTCACCCATAGTTTACGCGATGGATTAATTGATGCAGATGTGGTGATTTGTTTGCGAGTGCAACACGAACGTTTAGCAGAGTCCGATCATTTGGATCTCGATACTTATCGACGTGATTTTGCGCTAACCAAAGAAAATCTGACCTATGCTAAACCTGGCGTGATGGTGATGCATCCGGGACCTATAAATCGAGGGATTGAAATAGACAGTGATGTTGCAGACGGGGCACATTCTTTTATACTGAGTCAAGTTGCAAATGGCGTTTTTGTACGCATGGCAATTTTTGATGCATTAAATCATCAAGTGTAA
- the ruvX gene encoding Holliday junction resolvase RuvX → MPSPVYIGFDFGYKRIGVAVGQQLTCSASPLATLSARSGVPDWDLVAKVIAEWSPQALIVGIPTCIDGSELYTTSAARRFAKELRKRFTLPVHLVDERFSTVAAREQLFAQGGYRKIKQTEVDSIAACVILEQWLQHPE, encoded by the coding sequence ATGCCTAGTCCTGTTTATATAGGTTTTGATTTCGGTTATAAACGCATTGGTGTTGCAGTAGGGCAACAATTAACATGCAGCGCCTCCCCTTTAGCGACTTTGAGTGCTCGATCCGGTGTGCCTGATTGGGATTTGGTTGCCAAAGTGATTGCTGAGTGGTCCCCGCAAGCATTAATTGTAGGTATTCCTACCTGTATTGATGGCAGTGAATTATACACAACTTCCGCTGCGCGCCGATTTGCCAAGGAATTGCGCAAGCGATTTACTTTACCGGTTCATTTAGTTGATGAACGGTTTTCAACGGTTGCGGCTAGAGAGCAATTGTTTGCACAAGGTGGATATCGTAAAATCAAGCAAACTGAGGTAGATAGTATAGCGGCTTGTGTTATACTGGAGCAATGGCTACAACATCCTGAATAG
- a CDS encoding YqgE/AlgH family protein translates to MAIISSLANHLLIAMPSLNDPNFERTVIYICEHHEQGSVGLIVNRPMQFPLAIVFEQLHIEPVRMEQSKMPLMFGGPVQPERGFVIHKQFGGWRSSLFLQDEVTVTTSNDIIRAIAEDKGPKDVLITLGYAGWVENQLEKEILENTWLVCPYRSEILYEVPFEDRWEYAGSTLGIRMSQLSSNVGHA, encoded by the coding sequence ATGGCAATTATAAGCTCGTTGGCTAATCATTTGCTGATTGCAATGCCTTCTCTAAATGATCCTAATTTTGAAAGAACAGTGATTTACATATGTGAACATCATGAACAAGGATCTGTAGGTCTAATTGTCAATCGCCCCATGCAATTTCCCCTTGCCATCGTTTTTGAGCAGTTACATATTGAGCCAGTTCGTATGGAGCAAAGCAAAATGCCTTTAATGTTTGGCGGGCCAGTACAACCTGAAAGGGGATTTGTGATTCATAAACAATTTGGTGGGTGGCGATCCAGCTTGTTTTTACAAGATGAGGTGACGGTTACTACATCAAATGATATTATTCGTGCCATCGCAGAAGATAAAGGACCTAAAGATGTTTTAATTACTTTAGGTTATGCTGGATGGGTGGAAAATCAATTGGAAAAAGAAATTCTTGAAAATACTTGGTTGGTTTGTCCTTATCGATCGGAGATTTTGTATGAGGTTCCCTTCGAAGATCGTTGGGAATATGCAGGGTCCACTCTAGGGATTAGAATGAGCCAACTCAGTTCAAATGTCGGCCATGCCTAG
- a CDS encoding type II/III secretion system protein, with the protein MKRFWLIGLLLLANNVFSQTLITKVIELHYVPVQKVIQLVQPLLQSGEKISGSGQTLIVQVAPQTLTQIRAVLHQIDVPPVTFKISIYQGDPNWLSAQNENSVTYSSQSPAEVKRSQSVKVMSGESAFVSTGEEVPIITSVGAGFFTGIAYEQHQIKNGLLVQPVMRGSKVELKVRRVREQQNPAGGQQFDNQNIDTTLMVPLNKWVSLGTPEGTEDTDSSSVSYTAGRPFSQQATLYVKVTVEHDF; encoded by the coding sequence ATGAAGCGATTTTGGTTAATCGGTTTATTATTGTTGGCAAATAATGTGTTTTCGCAAACGCTAATCACCAAGGTGATTGAACTGCATTATGTCCCTGTTCAAAAAGTGATTCAATTAGTGCAACCCCTGTTGCAATCCGGAGAAAAAATAAGTGGCTCTGGGCAAACTTTAATTGTGCAAGTTGCTCCTCAGACATTAACCCAAATTAGAGCCGTATTGCATCAAATTGATGTGCCCCCCGTAACATTTAAAATTTCTATTTATCAAGGCGACCCTAATTGGCTTAGTGCACAAAATGAAAATTCTGTGACCTATAGTTCGCAGTCTCCAGCCGAAGTGAAGCGTTCACAATCAGTTAAAGTAATGAGTGGTGAATCTGCCTTTGTCTCCACTGGGGAAGAAGTGCCAATCATCACCTCGGTAGGTGCAGGATTTTTTACGGGAATAGCTTACGAACAACATCAGATAAAAAATGGATTGCTGGTTCAACCGGTGATGCGTGGTTCAAAGGTCGAGTTAAAAGTGCGTCGAGTACGTGAACAACAAAATCCCGCAGGCGGACAGCAATTTGATAATCAAAATATAGATACAACCTTAATGGTCCCATTAAATAAATGGGTTTCTTTAGGAACTCCTGAGGGAACAGAGGATACAGACTCTTCCTCTGTGTCTTATACCGCTGGAAGGCCTTTTTCGCAGCAAGCAACACTTTATGTAAAGGTTACAGTAGAGCATGATTTTTAA
- a CDS encoding TIGR00153 family protein, producing MGSIFNMFGPSPIRPIEQHMRKVHQCAKQLYPFFEAVLKKDWITADKIKEKIISLEKEADLIKRDLRLHLPTGLFLPVSRTDLLELLSAQDFIANKAEDIATLIISRQMLIPETLIPIFMPFLSRCLDASKQACKAINELDELLETGFRGSEVKIVEEMILTLYEIEHDSDERLTDIRHRIFEFEKELSAIDAIFLYKLVQWIDDLADGAQHVGSRLQILIAR from the coding sequence ATGGGTAGCATATTTAATATGTTTGGTCCTTCACCGATAAGGCCAATAGAACAACACATGCGGAAAGTACACCAATGCGCCAAGCAGCTCTACCCATTTTTTGAAGCAGTCCTAAAAAAAGATTGGATAACTGCTGATAAAATAAAAGAAAAAATAATTTCTCTCGAAAAAGAAGCTGACTTAATTAAACGAGATTTACGTCTCCACTTACCGACTGGGCTCTTCCTCCCTGTTTCGCGTACTGATCTTCTCGAGCTACTTAGTGCCCAGGATTTCATTGCGAATAAAGCAGAAGATATTGCCACACTGATTATTAGTAGGCAAATGCTCATTCCAGAGACGCTCATTCCAATTTTTATGCCTTTTTTAAGCCGTTGCCTGGATGCATCAAAACAGGCGTGTAAGGCAATCAATGAATTAGATGAATTGTTGGAAACAGGTTTCAGGGGCTCTGAAGTTAAGATTGTAGAAGAAATGATCCTAACCCTTTATGAGATTGAACATGACAGCGATGAACGTCTAACAGATATCAGGCATCGTATTTTTGAATTCGAAAAAGAATTATCTGCAATTGATGCAATTTTCCTCTATAAACTGGTCCAATGGATTGATGATTTAGCCGATGGTGCCCAACATGTGGGTAGTCGTCTTCAAATTCTAATAGCTCGGTAG
- a CDS encoding inorganic phosphate transporter, with amino-acid sequence MDYSIIYLVIAVILCFMMTWGVGANDLANVMSTTMGSKAVTVKQAMLIAIIFEFAGAFLGGTGVTETMRDGIINSSQLSGQPLILIEGMLGVLLACTIWMNLASYLGVPVSITNALVGSMVGFGTIVLGPQAIHWNQVSRIAISWVTSPMISGITAFVLFTSIQQTIFVKSNPLTKAKLYIPIYLFLIGSILSFITVFKGLNHFHIHLNFKQNLAVTLATSIIITIIGMIFIKRIPEHHRIRRRERFIQVEKYFAVLMAMTACAMAFAHGSNDVALAVGPLSIIHSLVMDSHQSFNANNYPAWIILLGVVGVVTGLLMYGRKVIETVGSAITALTPSRAFAATLSAATTVVVATSTGIPVSATQTLVGAVLGVGLARGIGALNLIVIRNIFMSWVLTLPAASILTILAYKLLHFFLG; translated from the coding sequence ATGGATTATTCAATTATATATCTTGTTATAGCGGTCATCTTGTGTTTTATGATGACTTGGGGTGTTGGTGCTAATGATTTGGCCAACGTCATGAGCACGACCATGGGCTCAAAAGCAGTTACAGTGAAACAGGCGATGCTGATCGCCATAATTTTTGAGTTTGCTGGCGCATTTTTAGGAGGGACAGGCGTTACCGAAACAATGCGTGATGGAATTATAAATTCCAGTCAACTCTCTGGACAACCCTTGATCCTAATTGAGGGTATGCTGGGGGTTTTATTGGCATGCACTATATGGATGAATCTTGCGAGTTATCTTGGAGTTCCTGTGTCGATTACCAATGCATTGGTAGGTTCCATGGTGGGTTTTGGCACCATAGTTTTAGGACCACAAGCAATCCATTGGAATCAAGTAAGTCGCATCGCCATAAGCTGGGTTACTTCTCCCATGATTTCAGGAATCACCGCTTTCGTATTATTTACCAGCATTCAACAAACTATTTTTGTCAAAAGTAATCCTTTAACTAAAGCGAAACTATATATTCCTATTTACCTTTTTCTTATCGGCTCCATTTTATCATTTATCACGGTATTTAAGGGACTCAATCATTTCCATATTCACCTGAATTTCAAACAAAATCTTGCGGTAACCTTAGCAACCAGCATCATTATTACGATTATAGGGATGATCTTTATTAAACGTATCCCCGAACATCATAGAATAAGACGTAGAGAACGTTTCATCCAAGTTGAAAAGTATTTTGCTGTACTTATGGCAATGACTGCATGTGCAATGGCTTTCGCACATGGTTCCAACGATGTAGCGTTAGCCGTCGGTCCCCTCTCAATAATCCATAGTTTGGTTATGGATTCACATCAATCTTTTAATGCCAATAATTACCCAGCTTGGATTATATTGTTAGGTGTCGTTGGTGTAGTAACTGGACTGCTGATGTATGGAAGAAAGGTAATTGAAACCGTAGGTAGTGCCATCACGGCGCTTACACCCAGCCGTGCTTTTGCAGCCACTCTTTCTGCGGCAACAACCGTTGTCGTTGCCACAAGCACAGGAATTCCAGTTTCCGCAACCCAAACATTAGTGGGGGCTGTTCTTGGGGTTGGTCTGGCACGAGGTATCGGTGCATTAAATCTGATTGTAATTCGCAACATCTTCATGTCATGGGTTCTAACTTTGCCTGCGGCGTCTATTCTAACGATTTTAGCCTATAAATTATTGCATTTTTTCCTGGGTTAA
- a CDS encoding CBU_0585 family protein: MNSNDIDKAYVSPYDKFLFEFDATHDKSASQIKEINKHKRISLMRDNKDYKNDKGEIWEEF; encoded by the coding sequence ATGAACTCAAACGATATAGATAAAGCATATGTAAGTCCTTATGACAAATTTTTATTTGAATTTGATGCAACGCATGATAAGTCCGCATCACAAATTAAAGAAATTAATAAGCACAAACGTATTTCTCTAATGCGTGATAATAAAGATTATAAGAATGATAAAGGTGAAATTTGGGAAGAGTTTTAA
- a CDS encoding adenosine deaminase: MSVKKAELHVHLEGSITPELAAKLAARNKLILPQGLVAPDGKSYLSKDFLDFLKVYDTLASVIRYPQDYYDITLDYLRARAQEDAIYVEMMYSPDHAELASKIPSAEHLAAIQQAIDDAKEQFDIIGRILITAVRHFGVEAVERVAKQAHKDKFPCVTGFGLGGDEAKFPPKLFSKAYHIAADAGLQCTVHAGEFAPASGMVEAMENLPIKRIGHGVNSIYSPETMAMVKDRDITLEVCPTSNIFLGLFKNMNEHPFPKFYDAGIKVSISSDDPPFMSTTLGQEYQRVQNSYGYSDEIMNSITRMAIDAAFVDEHTKAALLAKI; encoded by the coding sequence ATGAGTGTAAAAAAAGCAGAGTTACATGTTCATTTGGAAGGATCTATCACTCCTGAATTAGCAGCAAAGCTGGCTGCACGCAATAAATTAATACTCCCACAAGGCCTGGTCGCTCCTGATGGAAAAAGCTATCTATCCAAAGACTTTCTCGATTTTTTAAAAGTATACGATACGCTTGCATCCGTTATTCGATATCCTCAGGATTATTATGATATTACCTTAGATTACTTACGTGCTCGTGCTCAAGAAGATGCAATCTATGTAGAGATGATGTATTCCCCTGATCACGCTGAACTCGCCAGTAAAATCCCTTCCGCAGAACATTTGGCAGCGATTCAACAAGCAATTGATGATGCTAAAGAACAATTCGATATAATAGGACGAATTTTAATAACTGCTGTCCGACATTTTGGTGTTGAAGCAGTAGAACGAGTTGCCAAACAAGCCCATAAAGATAAATTTCCCTGCGTCACCGGATTTGGTTTAGGTGGTGATGAAGCAAAGTTCCCTCCTAAATTATTTAGCAAGGCATACCATATTGCTGCTGATGCAGGGTTACAGTGTACAGTCCATGCGGGTGAATTTGCTCCAGCAAGCGGCATGGTCGAAGCGATGGAAAATCTACCGATAAAACGCATAGGACATGGTGTCAATTCAATTTATTCACCAGAGACCATGGCTATGGTGAAAGATAGGGATATAACTCTGGAAGTTTGTCCTACAAGTAATATCTTTTTGGGATTGTTTAAGAATATGAACGAACATCCTTTTCCTAAATTTTATGATGCAGGAATAAAGGTCAGCATCAGCTCAGATGATCCTCCTTTTATGAGTACTACATTGGGTCAGGAGTATCAACGCGTCCAAAACTCCTACGGCTATAGTGATGAGATAATGAATTCTATTACTCGTATGGCGATAGACGCTGCTTTTGTTGATGAGCACACTAAAGCAGCGCTTTTGGCGAAAATTTGA